From the Phycisphaeraceae bacterium genome, one window contains:
- a CDS encoding DUF3800 domain-containing protein: MAVGFHVYIDESGDEGFKFDEPGKGSSRWFVLSAVVTRVASDLATVKLVDEVRERLGKQPRVPLHFRNLKHEHRLPYVDLIARSRLRTISVLVYKPSLREPEKFRAQAHLLYRYATRYLLERVSWLCRDHRLNGNDFAKVFFSNRSCMSYDELRNYLIRLRQRTNEFGVQIDWSSVTPDQIEARTHDSLMGLQIADAVASSYYMACELSPQGFNESRYATMLQPVLYRHDGVATGYGLKLWPREVSECVEAHFAWLKDVDKKKDRPQDSGSHP, encoded by the coding sequence TTGGCGGTTGGTTTTCATGTCTACATTGATGAGTCAGGCGATGAAGGGTTCAAGTTTGATGAACCCGGCAAGGGCAGTTCTCGGTGGTTTGTGCTGTCGGCCGTCGTTACCCGGGTCGCTTCAGACTTAGCCACGGTCAAGCTTGTGGACGAGGTTCGAGAGCGTTTAGGCAAGCAACCGCGTGTTCCGCTTCACTTCAGGAATCTTAAGCATGAGCATCGATTGCCCTATGTGGATCTTATAGCTCGTAGTCGTTTGCGCACGATCAGTGTTCTGGTCTACAAACCAAGTCTTCGTGAGCCTGAGAAGTTCAGGGCGCAGGCTCACTTGCTCTATCGCTATGCCACGCGTTACCTGCTGGAGCGAGTATCCTGGTTATGTCGTGATCATCGTCTAAATGGTAACGATTTTGCCAAGGTGTTTTTCTCGAACCGCAGTTGCATGTCTTATGATGAACTGCGCAATTATCTGATTCGACTCCGGCAGCGAACGAATGAGTTTGGGGTTCAGATTGATTGGAGTTCAGTTACTCCTGATCAAATCGAGGCGCGTACTCACGACTCGTTGATGGGTCTTCAGATTGCGGACGCGGTTGCTTCGTCGTACTACATGGCCTGTGAGTTATCACCACAGGGCTTTAACGAATCACGGTACGCAACGATGCTTCAGCCGGTTCTCTACCGTCATGATGGTGTTGCCACGGGTTATGGTTTGAAGCTCTGGCCGCGTGAAGTGTCCGAGTGCGTCGAAGCACATTTCGCTTGGCTAAAGGATGTGGACAAGAAAAAGGACAGGCCTCAGGATTCAGGATCCCACCCGTGA
- a CDS encoding acylphosphatase, with protein MTPTPKRIRVIYAGDVQGVGFRFTAARLAQAFPITGFVRNLPDGTVQLEAQGSPSDLDAFRDRLAHDMTPNIQHTNQSDIPLIDEPLEQRFEILT; from the coding sequence ATGACCCCTACCCCGAAACGCATCCGCGTGATCTACGCTGGCGACGTCCAAGGCGTCGGCTTCCGCTTCACCGCCGCTCGACTCGCCCAGGCCTTCCCCATCACCGGATTCGTCCGCAACCTGCCCGATGGCACCGTTCAACTCGAAGCTCAGGGCTCGCCATCCGACCTCGATGCGTTCCGCGATCGCCTGGCACACGACATGACCCCCAACATCCAACACACCAACCAAAGCGACATCCCCCTCATCGACGAACCCCTCGAACAACGCTTCGAAATCCTCACCTGA
- a CDS encoding SpoIIE family protein phosphatase, producing MDNPSEPRLASDSGSVTTHSGQDRVVRSDTLLAYFDQEMLQQLQDTMTAALGLSARFSDGSGKALTEPTDPAKRALSDAMLGELLTGDGESDGMFRAGIVVQGQKLGSVELNAGTMLDSDGRVTTARPDARRLAIGIELMHLIANSLTRLCEQEIQSRQRVEELAVLYRVSSTLSGQRDLRLVLDLAARSVAEAMGARAVSIRLLGEDGESLETRSSYRLSPRYLDKGALSAETSSIFSQALKGGPVYVADMGSDPRVMYPEEARVEGLVSMLCVGMAFQGKPIGTIQVFTGRKRRFTEFESDLVVALAQLLGSAIENVRLDEERRQKEKILHQLHLAASVQRRMLPQRSPDVARLDIGARYVPSFELAGDFYDFIRLDGHLGIAIGDVVGKGVAASLLMASVRASLRAYAQDVYDIDEIMSRVNRALTRDTLDSEFATLFYGVINPESLRLTYCNAGHEPPLLRRKGRLHKLETGGLVVGIEREAHYDRGLWDLESGDVLVMVTDGVTEARSFDGEQFGRSRLQAAVMAAEGSSEQILNHILWEVRRFTGIRRANDDTTLVVVRVL from the coding sequence TTGGATAACCCGAGCGAGCCACGCCTGGCGTCTGATTCGGGCTCTGTGACGACGCACTCCGGTCAGGATCGCGTGGTCCGGAGCGATACGCTGTTGGCTTATTTTGACCAGGAGATGCTCCAGCAACTGCAGGACACCATGACCGCTGCGCTGGGCTTGTCGGCGCGGTTCTCAGACGGTAGTGGCAAGGCGTTGACCGAGCCGACGGACCCGGCGAAGCGGGCGTTGTCGGATGCGATGCTCGGTGAGTTGCTGACGGGTGACGGTGAGTCGGATGGGATGTTTCGGGCCGGGATCGTGGTGCAGGGCCAGAAGCTGGGGTCGGTTGAGCTGAACGCTGGCACGATGCTGGACAGTGATGGTCGGGTGACGACGGCGCGGCCGGATGCGCGGCGGCTGGCGATCGGGATCGAGCTGATGCACCTGATCGCGAACAGTCTCACTCGCTTGTGTGAGCAGGAGATTCAGTCGCGTCAGCGTGTCGAGGAGTTGGCGGTTCTGTATCGGGTGAGTTCGACGCTCTCGGGTCAGCGTGATCTTCGGTTGGTGCTTGATCTGGCGGCGCGATCGGTCGCCGAGGCGATGGGGGCGCGGGCGGTGAGTATCCGGTTGCTGGGTGAGGACGGCGAGTCGCTGGAGACGCGATCGAGCTACCGGTTGTCGCCTCGGTATCTGGACAAGGGGGCGCTGAGCGCGGAGACGAGCTCGATTTTTTCTCAGGCGTTGAAGGGCGGTCCTGTTTATGTCGCGGATATGGGCAGCGATCCTCGGGTGATGTATCCGGAGGAGGCGCGGGTTGAGGGGCTGGTGTCGATGCTGTGTGTGGGGATGGCTTTTCAGGGCAAGCCGATCGGGACGATCCAGGTTTTTACCGGGCGCAAGCGTCGGTTCACGGAGTTTGAGAGTGACTTGGTGGTGGCGCTGGCGCAGCTGCTGGGTTCGGCGATTGAGAACGTCCGGCTTGATGAGGAGCGGCGGCAGAAGGAGAAGATTCTTCACCAGCTTCATCTGGCGGCGAGTGTTCAGCGGCGGATGCTGCCGCAGCGGAGCCCGGATGTTGCGCGGTTGGATATTGGTGCGCGGTATGTACCGAGCTTTGAGCTGGCGGGAGATTTTTACGACTTTATCCGTCTCGACGGTCACCTTGGGATCGCGATTGGTGATGTGGTCGGCAAGGGGGTAGCGGCGAGTCTGTTGATGGCGAGCGTACGGGCGTCGCTTCGGGCTTATGCTCAGGATGTTTATGACATCGATGAGATCATGTCGCGGGTGAATCGGGCGTTGACTCGGGACACGCTGGACAGTGAGTTTGCGACGCTGTTCTACGGTGTGATCAACCCGGAATCGCTGCGGCTGACGTACTGCAACGCGGGTCACGAGCCGCCGCTGCTGCGGCGCAAGGGGAGGTTGCACAAGCTGGAGACCGGCGGTCTGGTGGTGGGAATTGAGCGGGAGGCGCACTACGACCGGGGTCTGTGGGACCTGGAGTCGGGGGATGTGCTGGTGATGGTGACTGATGGGGTGACGGAGGCGCGGTCGTTTGATGGCGAGCAGTTTGGTCGATCGCGGTTGCAGGCTGCTGTGATGGCGGCGGAGGGGTCATCGGAGCAGATTCTGAATCACATCCTGTGGGAAGTCCGGCGGTTTACGGGGATTCGTCGGGCGAATGACGATACGACTTTGGTGGTGGTTCGGGTCCTCTGA
- a CDS encoding D-alanine--D-alanine ligase, whose product MTTPPTPPPANPLLDRAPADTTHPVIVLAGGPDRERPVSLQSGQQVTHALTTAGFHTLLRDATPDNLSALDEAATLNATLFPVLHGPWGEGGPLQHELESRNLTFVGSGSAAARLGMDKLATKQALRDAGLPTPDFQPLTPGDPLTLEPPLVLKPLAEGSSFGVSICHDRAAIESARDKLHPEFGSLLAERFIAGKEITAGVLSRAHKAHALPLIWIRLIAEFYDFEAKYEREDTQYDLDPLPPKQADDLQKLAIQTHQLIGAQHLSRVDFILSEEGPQILEINTLPGFTSHSLLPKAAAHAGLSFPELAAWLVAAAQNDARNPPNIPCTPPALCADPRP is encoded by the coding sequence ATGACCACCCCCCCAACCCCGCCACCCGCAAACCCCCTGCTTGACCGCGCGCCGGCGGACACCACCCACCCCGTTATCGTCCTCGCCGGCGGGCCCGACCGCGAACGACCCGTCTCCCTCCAGTCCGGCCAACAGGTTACCCACGCCCTCACCACCGCCGGCTTTCACACCCTCCTCCGCGACGCCACCCCCGACAACCTCTCCGCCCTCGACGAAGCCGCCACCCTCAACGCCACCCTCTTCCCCGTCCTCCACGGACCCTGGGGCGAAGGCGGGCCCCTCCAACACGAACTCGAATCCCGAAACCTCACCTTCGTCGGCTCCGGCTCCGCCGCCGCCCGACTTGGCATGGACAAACTCGCCACCAAACAAGCCCTACGCGACGCCGGACTCCCCACCCCCGACTTCCAACCCCTCACCCCCGGCGACCCCCTCACCCTCGAACCACCACTCGTCCTCAAACCCCTCGCCGAAGGCTCCTCCTTCGGCGTCAGCATCTGCCACGACCGCGCCGCCATCGAATCCGCCCGCGACAAGCTCCACCCCGAGTTCGGTTCACTCCTCGCCGAGCGCTTCATCGCCGGCAAAGAGATCACCGCCGGCGTGCTCAGCCGTGCGCACAAAGCACACGCGTTACCCCTCATCTGGATACGTTTGATTGCAGAGTTCTACGACTTTGAGGCCAAATACGAGCGCGAAGACACACAATACGACCTCGATCCGCTACCCCCAAAACAGGCCGATGACCTCCAGAAACTCGCCATACAAACCCATCAACTCATCGGCGCTCAACACCTCAGCCGCGTCGATTTCATCCTCTCCGAAGAAGGCCCCCAGATCCTCGAAATCAATACCCTGCCAGGGTTTACATCGCATTCCCTGCTCCCCAAAGCCGCCGCCCACGCCGGCCTGAGCTTCCCCGAACTCGCCGCCTGGCTCGTCGCCGCAGCCCAAAACGACGCCCGCAACCCCCCTAATATTCCCTGCACCCCACCCGCCCTGTGCGCCGATCCTAGACCCTAG
- a CDS encoding S41 family peptidase, whose amino-acid sequence MPFRGAPSLTLSAGLSLLVAAVSLGYPPQIIQTDPPNDARDVDPELQIIRIEFDQPMAQTELGDVSASDNPLRSSRALWIDPQTVCITIRLEPDKHYKLRFNSDTSLNFQNRNGEPAEPFQLDFQTARSIDDTQTTTRTYTPAQQRAAVDLARELMSLRYSHIGRSGMNWNRHLDGFASSLEREHRPERFAMILAHALEPANDPQLFLEVDGETYHTAPPLATPNIDLAWIRASAITWEQPAPHLVFARLREQLPYVAINTWAATAEDAYEPLFEYIGRNIDEPAIVIDLRLNTGGSERIAAQFAGCFMDQPAVYGRYRFRDPGLPGGFTEPLARIVAPNLARPRYPGQVIILSGPAAMGASESFLLMMKTAPRATIVGENSRGASSNPVPHDLANSVILHVPSWKAYTPQGREIQGMGVEPDIRVPWEQPGLLTPDVVIEAAAKYLKSQP is encoded by the coding sequence ATGCCGTTCCGTGGAGCTCCAAGTCTGACGCTCTCCGCTGGCCTGAGCCTGCTGGTGGCCGCTGTCTCCCTCGGCTACCCCCCGCAGATCATCCAGACCGACCCGCCCAACGACGCCCGCGATGTCGATCCCGAACTCCAGATCATCCGCATCGAGTTCGACCAGCCCATGGCCCAAACCGAACTCGGCGACGTCAGCGCCAGCGACAACCCCCTCCGCAGCAGCAGGGCCCTCTGGATCGACCCCCAAACCGTCTGCATCACCATCCGACTCGAACCCGACAAACACTACAAACTCCGCTTCAACAGCGACACCTCCCTCAACTTCCAGAACCGCAACGGCGAACCCGCTGAACCCTTCCAACTCGACTTCCAGACCGCGCGCAGCATCGACGACACCCAAACCACCACGCGCACCTACACCCCCGCTCAACAACGAGCCGCCGTCGATCTCGCCCGCGAACTCATGAGCCTCCGCTATAGCCACATCGGTCGCTCCGGCATGAACTGGAACCGACACCTCGATGGCTTCGCCAGCAGCCTCGAACGCGAACACCGCCCCGAACGCTTCGCCATGATCCTCGCCCACGCCCTCGAACCCGCGAACGACCCGCAACTCTTTCTCGAAGTCGATGGCGAGACCTACCACACAGCACCACCCCTGGCCACACCCAACATCGACCTCGCCTGGATCCGAGCCTCCGCCATCACCTGGGAGCAACCCGCCCCTCACCTCGTCTTCGCTAGGCTCAGAGAACAGCTCCCCTACGTCGCCATCAACACCTGGGCCGCCACCGCTGAAGACGCCTACGAACCCCTCTTCGAGTACATCGGCAGAAACATCGACGAGCCCGCCATCGTCATCGACCTCCGCCTCAACACAGGCGGATCAGAACGCATCGCCGCGCAGTTTGCCGGCTGCTTCATGGACCAGCCAGCTGTCTACGGCCGCTACCGCTTCCGCGACCCCGGACTCCCCGGCGGATTCACCGAACCCCTCGCCCGCATCGTCGCCCCCAACCTCGCCAGACCTCGCTACCCCGGCCAAGTCATCATCCTCTCCGGCCCAGCCGCCATGGGAGCATCCGAGTCCTTCCTGCTCATGATGAAAACCGCCCCCCGCGCCACCATCGTCGGCGAAAACTCCCGTGGAGCGTCCAGCAACCCCGTGCCACACGACCTCGCCAACAGCGTCATCCTCCACGTCCCCAGTTGGAAAGCCTACACCCCCCAAGGCCGCGAAATACAGGGCATGGGCGTCGAACCCGACATCCGCGTCCCCTGGGAACAACCCGGACTCCTCACCCCCGATGTTGTCATCGAAGCCGCCGCCAAATACCTCAAATCACAGCCATGA
- a CDS encoding GNAT family N-acetyltransferase encodes MPISADDLRLLTITPVHFEALERLQIDCYPTLDRRELMRVPQFESQYQVFAEGQIVAVLPDGPGLGEAPLCADGRVVGQGSGFFVDFDFDDPGHTFLEIVDGNYFRNHDPEGDYYYGADISTHPCARERGIGKRLYEARKDLVRRYGKKGIVAGGLIPGYAAHKHAMSAEDYVTKVVAGELADPTLSFQLRNGFVVRGVLRDYLLDAASDNWATLIEWVNPSQSM; translated from the coding sequence ATGCCTATCTCTGCTGATGATCTGCGGTTGTTGACGATCACGCCGGTGCACTTTGAGGCGTTGGAGCGGCTGCAGATTGACTGTTATCCGACGCTGGACCGGCGGGAGTTGATGCGGGTCCCGCAGTTCGAGAGTCAGTACCAGGTGTTTGCGGAGGGCCAGATTGTGGCGGTGCTGCCCGACGGTCCGGGGCTGGGAGAGGCACCTTTGTGCGCGGACGGCCGGGTTGTTGGGCAGGGGTCGGGGTTCTTCGTTGACTTTGATTTTGACGACCCCGGGCACACGTTCCTGGAGATCGTGGACGGGAACTACTTTCGGAACCACGACCCTGAGGGTGATTACTACTACGGGGCGGACATCTCGACGCATCCGTGTGCACGAGAGCGCGGCATCGGCAAGCGGCTCTATGAAGCGCGGAAGGACCTGGTGCGGCGGTATGGGAAGAAGGGGATCGTCGCGGGCGGGTTGATCCCGGGATATGCGGCACACAAGCACGCGATGTCGGCGGAGGATTACGTCACGAAGGTCGTCGCGGGTGAGTTGGCGGACCCGACGCTGAGCTTTCAACTGCGGAACGGGTTTGTGGTGCGGGGGGTGCTGCGGGATTACCTGCTTGATGCGGCGAGTGACAACTGGGCGACGTTGATTGAGTGGGTCAATCCATCTCAATCCATGTAG
- a CDS encoding YebC/PmpR family DNA-binding transcriptional regulator: MAGHSKWANIRHRKGRQDAKRSKVWSKCSRAIIVAARNGGGDPAMNLALRYAIDEAKAENMPKDTIANAIKKGSGNLDGDNYESVLYEGYGPNGVAVMLECLTDNKNRTVPELRKIFEKGGGNLGSSGCVAYVFQNKGQIYLPKTAASEDALMEIALEAGAEDVATEEESFLITCEPTDFIPVREALETAGIQPESAQLTMIPDTTVTCTGKDAQKVLNLMEALEDHDDVQKVYANFDIPEEELATLD, translated from the coding sequence ATGGCAGGCCATAGCAAATGGGCCAACATCAGACACCGCAAAGGGCGCCAGGACGCCAAGCGTTCCAAGGTCTGGAGTAAGTGCTCCCGTGCCATCATCGTTGCCGCCCGCAACGGCGGGGGCGACCCCGCCATGAACCTCGCCCTCCGCTACGCGATTGACGAAGCCAAAGCCGAGAACATGCCCAAGGACACGATCGCCAACGCGATCAAAAAAGGCAGCGGTAACCTCGATGGCGACAACTACGAGTCCGTCCTCTACGAGGGCTACGGGCCCAATGGCGTCGCCGTCATGCTCGAATGCCTCACCGACAACAAAAACCGCACCGTCCCCGAACTCCGGAAAATCTTCGAAAAAGGAGGCGGGAACCTCGGCTCCTCCGGCTGCGTCGCCTACGTCTTCCAGAACAAAGGACAGATCTACCTGCCCAAAACAGCCGCATCCGAAGACGCCCTCATGGAGATCGCCCTCGAAGCCGGCGCCGAAGACGTCGCCACTGAAGAGGAGAGCTTCCTCATCACCTGCGAACCCACCGACTTCATCCCCGTCCGTGAAGCCCTCGAAACCGCAGGGATCCAACCCGAATCCGCCCAGCTCACCATGATCCCCGACACCACCGTCACCTGCACCGGCAAGGACGCCCAGAAAGTCCTCAACCTCATGGAAGCCCTCGAAGACCACGATGACGTCCAGAAGGTCTACGCCAACTTCGACATCCCCGAAGAAGAACTCGCAACTTTAGACTAG
- the gabT gene encoding 4-aminobutyrate--2-oxoglutarate transaminase, whose translation MSASLMSGSIDIKTALPGPKAQAMLARRDAAVVKGNARATPLVADRAEGALVVDVDGNTFIDMAGGIGALNVGHVMPGIKEAVHEQVDKLWHLCSIVGTYEPMVALSEKLNAIAPISGPKKTLLLNSGVEAGENAVKIARYATKRQAVIVFEGAFHGRSLLGMTMTSKYDLFKRGFGPFASEVYRIPYPYPFRCTRSGCGGAQCAGSCIDELYKAFVAQVSPESVAAVVIEPVLGEGGFIPAPPAYMQAMRKICDDHGILLASDEVQTGFCRTGKMFAIEHSGVEPDMLITAKSIGAGLPISAVTGKAEIMDAPHPGGLGSTYGGNPVSCASALATIDYMEKHDLAGRANVVGGVIMEHFRQWQSQYEFIGDVRGLGAMCAMEFVTDPKTKEPNKQAPVDIVGEAFQRGLVMIRAGLYTSCLRVLCPLVITDEQLDDAMKALGEAVEAGYKKWKSSR comes from the coding sequence ATGAGTGCATCTCTGATGAGTGGGTCGATTGATATCAAGACGGCGTTGCCGGGCCCCAAAGCGCAGGCGATGCTCGCACGTCGAGATGCGGCGGTGGTCAAGGGTAATGCGCGGGCTACGCCTCTGGTCGCAGATCGAGCTGAGGGGGCGCTGGTGGTTGATGTCGATGGGAATACCTTTATTGATATGGCGGGTGGGATCGGGGCGCTGAATGTTGGGCACGTGATGCCGGGGATCAAGGAGGCGGTGCACGAGCAGGTGGACAAGCTCTGGCACTTGTGCTCGATCGTTGGGACGTATGAGCCGATGGTGGCGCTGAGTGAGAAGCTCAATGCGATCGCGCCGATCTCGGGTCCGAAGAAGACGTTGCTGCTGAACTCGGGTGTTGAGGCGGGGGAGAACGCGGTGAAGATTGCGCGGTATGCGACCAAACGGCAGGCGGTCATTGTTTTCGAGGGGGCGTTCCACGGGCGGTCGCTGCTGGGGATGACGATGACCAGCAAGTACGACCTGTTTAAGCGCGGGTTCGGGCCGTTTGCATCGGAGGTTTACCGGATTCCCTATCCGTATCCGTTTCGTTGTACGAGGTCGGGCTGCGGGGGAGCGCAGTGTGCGGGTTCGTGTATTGATGAGCTGTACAAGGCGTTTGTGGCGCAGGTGTCGCCTGAGTCGGTGGCGGCGGTGGTGATCGAGCCGGTGCTGGGGGAGGGTGGGTTCATTCCGGCCCCGCCAGCGTACATGCAGGCGATGCGGAAGATCTGTGACGATCATGGGATTCTGCTGGCGTCGGACGAGGTGCAGACGGGCTTCTGCCGGACGGGCAAGATGTTTGCGATCGAGCATTCGGGGGTTGAGCCGGACATGCTGATTACGGCGAAGAGCATCGGGGCGGGGCTGCCGATCTCGGCTGTGACGGGCAAGGCGGAGATCATGGATGCGCCGCACCCGGGTGGGCTGGGGTCAACGTATGGCGGGAACCCGGTGTCGTGCGCGTCGGCGTTGGCGACGATTGATTACATGGAGAAGCACGATCTGGCTGGTCGAGCGAACGTGGTGGGTGGGGTGATCATGGAACACTTCCGTCAGTGGCAGAGCCAGTACGAGTTCATCGGCGATGTGCGGGGTCTTGGTGCGATGTGCGCGATGGAGTTTGTGACGGACCCGAAGACGAAGGAGCCGAACAAGCAGGCGCCAGTGGACATCGTTGGTGAAGCGTTCCAGCGTGGTCTGGTGATGATCCGGGCCGGTCTGTATACGAGTTGTCTGCGGGTGTTGTGTCCGCTGGTGATTACGGACGAGCAGCTTGATGATGCGATGAAGGCGCTGGGTGAGGCGGTGGAGGCGGGGTACAAGAAGTGGAAGTCGTCGCGTTAG
- the greA gene encoding transcription elongation factor GreA, translating to MQQGTAMDFITAEDKTKIEARLRELKERRVVLTERIAEARAQGDLKENAEYHAAKDEQGMEEAEIRRLEVRLKTASVAEDVDVPDDMVFLGAKVRLKDLDDETEDVYKLVGESSGSFDVEEIEVTVSSPMGESLLKSRVGETVRVDLPRGIKRFEILELL from the coding sequence ATGCAACAAGGGACGGCTATGGATTTCATCACCGCAGAAGACAAGACCAAGATCGAAGCCCGGCTCAGGGAGCTCAAGGAGCGCCGCGTCGTGCTGACCGAGCGGATCGCCGAGGCACGGGCGCAGGGCGATCTGAAGGAGAACGCCGAGTACCACGCCGCCAAGGACGAGCAGGGGATGGAGGAGGCGGAGATCCGTCGACTCGAGGTGCGGCTCAAGACCGCCAGCGTCGCGGAGGACGTCGATGTCCCCGATGACATGGTCTTTCTCGGTGCCAAAGTCCGTCTCAAGGACCTCGACGATGAGACCGAGGACGTATACAAGCTGGTCGGTGAATCGAGCGGGTCGTTTGATGTCGAAGAGATCGAGGTGACCGTGAGCAGCCCGATGGGGGAGTCGCTGCTGAAGTCCCGGGTTGGTGAGACGGTGCGGGTGGATTTACCTCGGGGGATCAAGCGATTCGAGATCCTGGAGCTTCTGTAG
- a CDS encoding C45 family peptidase, with product MAGISWLSVDGSPYEAGLAHGRAWAEEIRVVTRERMELLSDPHWTQGGAPAATIRRLGEACLEAQEAYDPVMTEELRGIADGAGVDVVEALIMNGFTDFVDAVFAERGDAPVGDDSGGCTAALVSQRRSGFGGPLFAQTWDMHPAATPHVRMVSVERAGEPSVVTFTLAGCVGMIGMNDAGLCVGINNILVTDGRVGVTWVFVVRAMLRQRTVEAAMAELDRAELCGAHNYLVLGPSAGGGWSGCNVEATPSRRVVTELEDVLLHTNHCLDPGTLAMQRPKHPMALACTKTRLRDATAYLEQQSIIEPVTLREMLAMRRADGLGVCHDPMEGYNVETSGAVVMDPVAKMMWACWGRPDVQPWELFGVDDSGGFSPQGVEKETRR from the coding sequence ATGGCTGGCATTTCATGGCTGTCTGTTGACGGCTCGCCCTACGAAGCGGGGCTGGCTCATGGGCGGGCGTGGGCGGAGGAGATCCGAGTGGTGACGCGGGAGCGGATGGAGCTTCTGTCGGACCCGCACTGGACACAGGGCGGGGCACCGGCGGCGACGATTCGCCGGCTTGGGGAGGCGTGTCTGGAGGCGCAGGAGGCCTATGACCCGGTGATGACCGAGGAGTTGCGGGGGATTGCGGATGGTGCGGGGGTGGATGTGGTCGAGGCGCTGATCATGAACGGGTTCACGGATTTTGTGGACGCGGTTTTTGCTGAGCGCGGGGATGCGCCGGTGGGGGATGATTCGGGTGGATGCACTGCGGCGCTTGTGAGCCAGAGGCGCAGTGGGTTTGGGGGGCCGTTGTTTGCACAGACCTGGGACATGCATCCGGCGGCGACGCCTCATGTGCGGATGGTGTCGGTCGAGCGGGCGGGTGAGCCTTCGGTGGTTACGTTTACGCTGGCGGGCTGCGTGGGGATGATCGGGATGAACGACGCGGGGTTGTGTGTGGGGATCAACAACATCCTGGTGACGGATGGACGTGTCGGGGTGACATGGGTGTTTGTCGTGCGGGCGATGCTGCGGCAGCGGACGGTGGAGGCGGCGATGGCCGAGCTGGATCGGGCGGAGCTCTGCGGGGCGCACAACTATCTTGTGCTCGGGCCGTCGGCGGGTGGGGGTTGGTCGGGATGTAATGTTGAGGCGACACCGAGTCGTCGGGTGGTGACCGAGTTGGAGGATGTGCTGCTGCACACCAATCATTGCCTGGACCCGGGGACGCTGGCGATGCAGCGGCCGAAGCACCCGATGGCCTTGGCGTGCACGAAGACTCGGCTACGGGACGCGACGGCTTATCTTGAGCAGCAGTCGATCATCGAGCCGGTGACGCTGCGCGAGATGCTGGCGATGCGGCGTGCGGATGGTCTGGGGGTCTGTCACGATCCGATGGAGGGGTACAACGTGGAGACTTCGGGTGCCGTGGTGATGGACCCTGTGGCCAAGATGATGTGGGCGTGTTGGGGGCGCCCGGATGTTCAGCCGTGGGAGCTGTTTGGTGTGGATGATTCCGGTGGTTTTAGCCCTCAGGGCGTGGAAAAGGAGACGAGACGATGA